From the genome of Candidatus Defluviilinea proxima:
TGCGGCGCTGTTGGAGTGATATGCGCATTTTGGTAATATCTGATATTCATGCAAATTACACCGCGTTAGAGGCCGTGCTCAAAGATGCAGGCCCGGTGGATGAGACGTGGTGCTTGGGGGATATGGTTGGGTATGGGCCTGACCCAAACGCTGTGGTGGAGGAGATTCGGGATATCCCCAACCTTGTTTGTATTCTCGGCAATCATGATATGGCCGCCATCGGAAAAATTCCGCTGGATGTGTTCAATGGTGATGCACGCCGTTCGCTTGAATATCATGACAAGGTACTCACCGCCTCGAACATGGACTTTTTGAAATCATTACCTTCCAACTTGAAGGTACGTGGCGATGTGAGCATTGTGCATGGAAGCCCGCGCGATTCGGTTTGGGAATATATCTTGAACACGCTTTCGGCGCGTTTGAACTTCGATCATTTCACAACGCCTTGGTGCTTTGTGGGACACTCGCATTTGCAGTGCATGTTCCAATTGGACACGAACACAGACCGTGTGAGTCTTGCTCCGATCCGCTCGGGCGAACATTATATGTTGCGTCCTCGGGCGATCTTGAACCCTGGCTCGGTGGGCCAGCCACGTGACCGCGATCCACGTGCCGCGTATGCCATTTACGACACAGAGGGAAATATCTGGGCACCGCGTCGCGCGGCATATAACATCCCCGAGGTACAACAACGCATCCGCGATGCAGGCCTGCCTGAGAAACACGCGATACGGCTTGCTGAGGGGTGGTAGCCTCTACTTGCTTTCGACACATCCCCATTTTCTGCTGAAATTCTTCAGAAAATGGGGATGTGCTGTATATGGGGGTTAGGAACTTTCTTTTGGACGATTCGTCTATAAAGTGAAATCATCTTATATTCATGAAGGAGTAGAAAAATGAAAAGGACTTTGATCACGATCGCACTGACAACTGTGGTTGTATTATCGCTGGTTGGCATTGCATCCTATGGGGTCTTCATGCCAATGGGTGGTAGCTCTTTTAGCAGTGTTTCCCGCAGTTTGGATGGAGGCTATGGCGGAGGTTCACCTGAGATCATGATGGCTGAGGCGCCTGCCGCTGCCCCAGCGATGGACTTCTACGCTACAGACTCTGTTGCTTATGAGGAAACAACTGCCACATCCAACTTAGCCGAGGGAGAACGTCTCATCATCCAAAATGTGGACATGAGCATCGTTGTCATCGACCCGAAGACTCGCATGAAAGAAATTTCGGATCTGGCTCTCAAGATGGGCGGCTTCGTTGTTTCATCGAACTTGTATCAATCCTCTTACGGGCCCAATGAGATCGAAGTACCGGAAGGTAGTTTGGTGATCCGTGTGCCAGCAGATAAACTTGATGAAGCTTTAGCATCCATCAAGGAAGGTGCGATTGACGTCAAATACGAGAATCGTTCCGGACAAGATGTGACCAGCCAATATGTGGATTTAGAGTCCCGCCTTTCGGCCAAGAAAGCCGCTGAAAAGAAACTGCTTGAGATCCTTGACCAATCTGAGACCACAGAAGATACGTTGGCTGTTTATACCCAGTTGCAACAGATCCAAACTGAGATCGAAGTACTGGTTGGACAAATGAAGTACTACGAAGAATCCGCTGCCCTTTCAGCGATCAGCATTACGCTGGTAGCAGAGGAAAAGGTCAAACCGATCGAGGTTGGCGGCTGGAAGTTACAAGGTACAGCCAGTGACGCCGTGCAGGACCTGATCAGCTTCACGCAAGGTTTCGCTCGTTTCCTGATCCGCTTTGTTCTTTCCTATCTTCCCGCTATGATCTTAATCGCCGTTCCATTTTACGGAATCTTTATCGGTGGACGCGCAGTGTATCGCAGGGTCAGAAAATCGAAGGCATTTACGAACGACGAGAAGTAGTAAGTTCACAAATTCATCTGAAAGACCGTCAGAAATGGCGGTCTTTTTTATTCCGTTCTGGGCGGTATAATCCTCGTAATGGAAAAACTCATTCACGATGCGCTGGAATTATTCAATGTCCATGTGACCGGGCGACAGGTGATGTCGCTCATCACATACGAGAAAGAATTAATGGAATGGAATCAGAAATTCAATCTGACCGCCATCCGTGACGTGGAGTCCATCCGCACAAAACATTTTTTGGATTCATTCTCATGTGTTCAGGCATGGAAGGCCAATCCGCCAGGTCGCTTAATTGACGTGGGGACTGGTGCTGGTTTCCCGGGGCTGGCGCTCAAGATCCTTTACCCGAACATGAAATTGACATTGGTCGAGTCGGTGGGCAAGAAAGCCATGTTCTGCCAGCACATCGTCAGCACGCTGAAGCTGGAGGATGTGGATATTGTCCACAAGCGTGCAGAGGACTTGGGGCAAAACTCAAAGCACCGTGAACAATACGATTGGGCGGTGGCACGCGCAGTGGCGCAACTCAATGTATTGAGCGAATACTTGATCCCGCTGGTCAAGATCGGCGGACGGATGCTCGCGCAAAAAGGCGAAACCGGACCCGCCGAAGCGCAGTCCGCAGAGAAGGCGATGAAATTATTGGGTGGGAAATTGGAGCAGTTGATCCCGGTCAATTTACCGGGGGTAGCCGATGATCGTTATCTTGTGATCGTGGAAAAGGTTGCGGCGACGCCGCCGAACTATCCGCGCAAGCCGGGGATACCGACGAAACAGCCGTTATAAATTCTGTAGGACTGGCAGCTGCCAGTCCCTACGTTATCAACAATTTTCTTCTACAATCGTGATCGTATCTTCCTTGTTGGGGATAATGCAAAGGAACTCGAACGGTTCTTCGCCGGTATTCTCATACGAATGAATCGCGCCTTCGGGGATAAAGACTACATCTCCTGTTCTGACGAGATGGGTCTCATCGCCGATGGTGATGGTCGCTTCGCCGCGCAGGACGTATTGCTCGTGTTCGAGCGTGTTGGTGTGGCGCGGCATCCCACCTCCCTTTTGCATGGAGAACTTCCGCAAGGCGAAGTTGGGACCTTCCTGTGATGAGATGAGGACTTGAATGGTCGTGTCTTTACCTGCGGCTACATTTTTTGATTCGACATCTTGGGAATGTTTAACGGGCATGGGATAACTCCTTTTAGAGTTCGCTTCGATTACGCTCAACTTGTAACGGTTATCGGCACTGACAGATGGGAAGAAACTGGCTCGGAATTAGAATAAAGGCAACCATCATCCCATCTGATTCCAAGATTTTCTCAGAAGAAAAGCAATGGTTGCGGCACCCGCTAATCCTAATATAGCTGACTGATTGTTGATATAAATCGAATTGATAAAACAAACGATGATTGATAATCCAACCAGACCATACATTCCCCATTTTTTCCATTTCCAAATCGCCATGGCAAATATAAACTGAGCAATACTTCCTATTCCCAAGAGAAAAATGATCCATGCTGGCATATTGGACAAGGGAGGACCAACTGTTGTAGTGATACTAATGAAATAAACAATTGCCACGAGTGGGCTAGTAATAAGCATACTAATAAGCATAAAAAACAAACAATTACCTCGTACAAGCTCTGTAGGTTGGGAAATTTCTGTCCTGTCAGTTTCTAGCTCCAATGGAAAACTACATTTTTGACAGAAACGATCTTTAGGTTGGACAACATTTCCACAATTCCCGCAATAGATTTCTGACAATTTTACCTCTCAATAGCCCTTCAAGAATTGAAGACCCTATTCTGGCAATACGGCCAAATAATTTATCACAATATGCGCCTTTTTAGTTTTATCTATTTCAGAGTTTAATTTTCTTTTGCAAAACTTCCAAAGTGCTAAACAAAACCACCCAACTATGGTGCAGTCGTATTTGTCGGCCAGGGAGTGATGGTAGGAACCACAACATCGGGTGCAACGGTTTCAGTGGGAGTAATAGTTGGCAAGGGTTGAGGTGAGGGAGTCTCTGTCACGAGCGGGGCGGCAGGAACGGCTGAGGTAGCGGTCACGGTTCCGTTGCGGCGAAGCAGGCCAAAGGTCATAATGGAGCCGAGAACGATGATGATAAACAGGGCCACAACTATACCGATCACCCACGGGAACCAGTCAAAATCTTTCTGGTCTTGCTGGTCGGCTTTCGATTTGAAATCCGCAGGCGCACCGATCAACACAACAGTCGTATTGTCATGTCCGCCACGGGCATTGGCAAGATCGACCAATGCACGGCTGGCCTCTTTGAGGGTTGCACGAGTGCGCACCACTTCGAGGATCTCATCGTTCCACACAAGGTCGGTCAGGCCATCGGTGCAAAGGAGCAACACATCGTTCGGTTGTAGTAGTGTGCCTTGATTGTTCTCTGAATGATTCGCGCCTTCGCCATCGAAAAGGTTGAGGCGGAAATCAGGCTCAGGCGGCACAGGCGAACCTAGATAGCGACGAATAACATGCACGTTCGGATGTTCGCGTGCCAATTCAGGCGTGAGGATGCCTTTCTCGATGGCTTCCTGCACCCACGAATGATCGGTTGTCAGTTGTTGAATGCGCCCGCCGCGCATCAGGTAAATGCGCGAGTCTCCCACATAAGCGGTGTAAAGTTTATTGTCGATGATCCATGCAAGGGCGCAAGTAGCCCCCATGCCTTTGAGATCTTCATTCGTTGAAGATTGTGCGGCAATGGCACTGCTGGCTTCATTGACCGCCCCTTCGACCATGTTGCGCGAGAACTTTCCATCACCTTTGGCAATGTTCTGCATGATGTGGTTGACGGCAAGCTCTGCCGCCACCTCACCACCCTTATGCCCGCCAATGCCATCGGAGAGCACCGCGAACAATACAGGCGTGCGGTCCTTTTCGCTGACGTGGAACGAGGCCACAGCATAACGGTCTTCATTGTTCTTGCCCGTCATGCCCGGATGGGTATGTGCTTCAACGTTCAGATGAGCGCGTGATGTACGGATCATAAAATAGGATTATTTTTGCGGAATAACTTTCGGTTCAGACTCAACTGGAGGCTGATTCAGATCAAAGCGATAGGTCAAACGCCCAAAGTGGATCCTATCTCCATGCTTCAAGCGGACGCCTTCGCGTGTAACCGGTTCATAATTGACCCATGTGCCAGCGATCGAGTTCTGGTCAATGATAACAAAGTTTCCGTCACCTGTCTGTTTAATGCGGGCATGTAACGGCGAAATGGATGGGTCATCAAGCACATACATCGATTGTACTGGGTCTGTGCCAAATGTCATATCCTTTTCCACAATGGAAATTGGCGCAACACTGGCAGGTTCGCCTCCATTCGTCAAGCGGATGAGATAGGCAGGAGCTAAAGGCACACGGCTTTGTTTTGGGGCACTCATCCAAGTAAAGCGTGGCTGTGATTTCACTCTTTTTGTAGCGGCGGCAGAAGGCTCCGTCAAGGCTACAACAGGTTGCGTCAACGGGTCTTCTTTTGCCTTACGCGCCTTCTTACGTTTGCTCTCTGGAACATTCCGTACTCGGCTTCGCAACAAAATGATCAAGAGTGCCAGCCCGGCAAATACGATGGCACCCAGGATGAGTTGCGTGCTATACCGCATGAGGAAGGCGCGCAAACCACTGGGCGGATGAATAACCATGAACGAGACGGGGATGCCGATGCTCGATTTTTTCAGGCCAAGCACATCCTCCGCTTCGACGACGATCTCATGCTGGGCACTATCGTTATAGGTGCTGAGGTCCCACAGGAATTTATCGAAGGGCGCTTTGGTATTCTCGGCAACGACTTGTCCATCCACATATAAAGTAGTGCGTTTGAGGTCGCGTTTGTGCCCATCGGGGAATTCGATGATGATATCAATAATCTGCTGCGAAGGCGACAATGCTTCGTCGTTGTAAGGATCATCGGCCGGAGCCTGACGCGTGATCTGCAAAGGCGGTGCAATGAAGATCGGGTTGGGCGGCTGGACATCTACACTGAACGGTTTATCCAGTGCGGGAATGGTCACATCTTGTATTTTGACATAGAGACCCAGCGTGTGGTCACCGGGGGTCGTCAACAGGGATGAATACGTCAATTCGTAGATATGACGCAATGGCGCAAGATACAAATTCAGGTCTGGAAAGATTTCGTTTCGAGAGAAGGAAAAGAACGCACCATCTGTTTGTTGCGCAAGTGTTTTGAAGGCATTCGCACTGGCAGTGACATTGAACTCTTCTGCATCAATGAACCAGACAAAGACACGCACCTTCGAATCAATGGCCCGCTGAATGAGCGGAGCAATGGTGTTATCAATGTTGGGATCATCCATGTGCGGGGTGATGAACAACACGGCGCGCTTCATACCAGGAAGCGGCGTGGAGGCACTGGCAGTATCCAATGCAATAGACAGGGTTTGCAGATTGGGCGTCGAGTTGCGAAAATCGGGTTTGAAGGAATTCAAACTCACGAACCAATCTTTGATGCTCGAATGGTTAATGAGCGAACCGGACAAAGAGACAAGGCTTAAGTCATCTTGTGATTCGGCAGGCTGGGCGTTGACCCAAGTGCTTAACGCCTCCAGTACACGGTCAAAGCGCGGGACGGCGTTCGAGTCACGGACAGACATGGGCGGACCCGGATTGATCGCCACCACCATCTGCACCGGCACGCTGGATTCGGTAAGTGCGTCCACTCTATTTTCCTGACCATCTTCATAGACAGTGATATCAGAGGCTTGAATGTCAGAGATGAACTCACCGTTCGCATCGTATACATCCACAAGTGTGGAGATGCGCGGGAATTCATCAGCATTGATCTGCAAGATCTCTGCCGAAGCGGCTGTCTGGGCGTGGACAAAGGTCCAGGTTCCAGCAAGCAGGATAAAGGTCAGAAAGAGGCGGGCGAGTTTAGGCATCCACACTCGTGGGGAGAGGAGTAGAACGAGTCAGACGTAAATAGGTCACCGTAAGTGCTGACTTCATAAAAGTAGCGATGATGCCCTGCACGAATGCCATGATGGGGATGAAGATCAGCATGAAGAGACCCATCATCCACATGGAGGAGCCAAAAGGTTCATTGGATGAAAAACCGATGAACGAAAGCCCCATGAACGGAACCATCAACGGGACCATGATAACGCTCGAAATGAGCATCGTCCCAAAATACAAAATCAGTGTGATCAACACATATTTCCAAACATGGGCTTTCACGAGATCGAGGGCATACTTGATGGCATCCATCACCGACTTATTATCTGCGATCACCGCGGCTTCCGCTTGTTCCATGAGAGCCATCGTCAGAAGTGAAACAGGCATCATCAACAACATTAGAGGTTGGACGCAGATCGCTCCCATGCCCATCGTCATCAAAGAAAAGGCCATGATACATCCGAAGATCGCAAAGAAAGCCAACCCTATTGTCAGCGAGATCAAAAGCATCACGCCGAAGAGCCGCCAGAAATAGGGGAGACCGTCACGCAGAAGTTCCGTGAACGATACAGCGGGGTTCCCCTCCTCGGCACGCAACACCCCCACGGTCGTGGCCGAACGAGCAATGGCGCTCAATATCCAACTGCCGAGAACGAGCATGAGCTCGAACAAGATGATCAGCACAACAAAAATGGGGTTGGAAGAGATGCCCGTGAAACCATGCGGATTCTTTTCCGCATAAAAGATGAAGACGAAAACAATTGGAAAGATCAAAAACACAACAACCATCGGCAAGAGGTTCAACAGCCACAAAACCTTGTGCTTCCACGTAATTTGACCCGCGCGGGTCAATACTTCCCCAAAATCAAAGTTCATTGTTCCACCTCAATCGCAAATCGAAAATTGACAATCGTAAATCAGAAATCGTTACTCCCACTCGATCGTGCCGGGCGGTTTGCTCGTAATATCATACACCACGCGATTGATGCCGTCCACTTCGTTGACGATGCGATTCGCCACACGCGCCAAGAGATCATCGGGCAGGCGCGCCCAATCGGCAGTCATAAAATCTTCGGTGGTCACCGCGCGGATCGCAACGGCTTCTTGATATGTGCGCTGATCGCCCATCACACCCACCGAACGGACCGGCAACAACACAACGAACGCTTGCGCAATGGCAGGCGGTTCTATTCTTAATTTTCCCGTCACCGGCGTGCCGCCAGAGAATTTTCGATTCAGCAAACCGGCTTTGGTTAATTCCTCTACAAGGATCGCATCCGCCGCCCGCAAACGGGATACGCGCTCCGGCGTCACCTCCCCGAGACAGCGCACGGTCAAACCCGGACCCGGGAATGGTTGCCGCCAAACCAGCTTTTCCGGCAATCCAAGCGCTTCACCGACAGCCCGCACCTCGTCCTTGAATAGATAGCGCAATGGCTCGACCAATTCGAATTGCATATCTTCCGGCAAACCACCGACATTATGATGTGATTTGATCTTCTGTGCTTTATTGCGATCTGCCGCTGACGACTCCACTACATCGGGATAGATCGTCCCTTGTACGAGGAACTTTGGTAAGCCAAGTTGTTTGGCTTGCCCTTCAAAAATGCGGATGAATTTTTCACCGACCGCTTTACGTTTCTGCTCTGGCTCGGTCACACCGCTGAGCGCGGCAAAGAATTCGTCAGCGGCATCTACAGTTATAAGTTCAGCATGCAGGTTATCCCGAAAGGCTGAAGCGACTTGTCCACTTTCATCTTTTCGCAGTAAACCGTTATCCACGAACACAGCTACGAGTTGATCGCCAATCGCCTTATGGACAAGCGCCGCCGCCACTGATGAATCGACTCCGCCTGAAACCGCCGCAAGGACACGTTCCTTGCCAACCTGCTTGCGAATGCGTTCGACCGCGTCTTGAATAATGGAACCGGGCGTCCACGTGGGTTTGGCTCCGCAAATATCGGTTACAAAATGTTTGAGTAGTTTTTGTCCGTTTGGCGTGTGATGCACCTCAGGGTGAAACTGCACACCAAAATATTTGCGTTTCATATCTCCCATCGCCGCCAGCGGACTATTTCCACTGCGGGCAAGTGTGATAAAGCCTTCAGGCAATTTGGTAATGCGGTCACCATGTGACATCCACACTCTGGAGATCGAATCGAGCATCGTGCCATCAATAGTCGGCTCGATCACTGCAGGACCGTACTCACGCTTGGCAGATGGATCCACTTGACCACCGAGGGCATAAGTGAGCGCCTGCATTCCATAACAGATGCCAAGGATGGGAAGGCCGGTGTTGAAGATGAACTTCTGGATGTAAGGCGCACCATCTTCATATGCGGACCGAGGTCCGCCGGAGAGAATGAAGCCCTTGGGTTGTATTGCGAGGATCTTTTCCATGGGGGCATCCCACGGGAACAACTCACAATACACTTGCGCTTCACGTACACGCCGTGCAATGATCTGCGCATATTGAGAACCAAAATCAAGAATAGCAATAGAGTCCATAAAATTATTTACCTTATGTAGGGGCGAGGCTGCGTAGCGTCTCGCCCCGTATTTACGATTTAACAACAGGGCGGGGAAACCCCGCCCCTACATCTGATATCAAATGAAAATGCAACTGCGGAAAATCCTGATACTCTCCACCATTGACGATCAACCGCCAGGCGGAAAGCTGAAACTCATTTACAAGACTCTGTACGGTCGTATACAGTTCCGTGAGAAAGGCTGAGTCTTTCGGGTCAAATTCCTGTAGCGAAGCGACAGCTTTCTTGGGCACCAGCAGAACATGAAATGTGTAAGAAGGCTTCGGATGATAAAACGCCATCAATGTATCGGTCTCTCGCAATCGTTGTACAGGAATGGCAAAGCTCATATGCTCAAATATCCAACCGATCAGAGGTGCAAGAAACCAGAGTATTTTACGGAGCATTACGTATTACGAAATACGGATTACGTAATGCATACTACGTAATCCGTAAAATCAGGCCGGTTCTCCAAACACAACCTTGTCATCCACCATCGAAGTAATGCACGCCAACGAGTGGATCGGCACACCGAGCGGCTTGAGGGAGTCACGACCGCCTTCGAAGAGTTTCTCAATCAAGGCGCCGATGCCTACCACCTTCGAGCCTGAAGCTTCTGCCAAACGGACAAGCCCCAGAATGGTCTGTCCGCTGGCGAGGAAATCATCAATGATCAAAACCTTCTCGCCACCCGCCAGATATTCGGGTGAAACGATCAGTTCCACCATGCGGCCCTTGGTGTGCGAGGGCGCAAGGGTCAGGTACACCTGATCAGGCATCGTCACCGGCTTGTGCTTACGAGCATACACCACCGGCAAACCGAGATGCACCGCCGTGGTCACCGCCGGGGCAATGCCCGAGATTTCGGCGGTCAAGATCTTCGTTGCACCAACCGAAGCGAAAAGCCGCGCAAATTCCCTTCCGCAGGCATCCATTAAAAGGGGGTCCACTTGATGGTTGACAAAGCTATCAACCTTCAAGATTCCCCCGCTAAGGACGTGTCCGTCCTTCAAAATACGATCTTCGAGTAACTTCACAACTGCCTCCAGAGCAGACAAATTTCGGACATTGTACAACGCCGGGGGTGTAAACGCAACCGGCAACAAATTCCGGTAAACAGACTCTGTAACAAACTCACAGGATAGAGCAAACGCGTCGCTTTTGTACGCAAATCCGCGAAAGAGGCCGTTGATAGGGCTGTGTTAGAATCTTCACCCGTGAACCTGATCCTTGCTTCCAACTCACCCCGCCGCAAGCAATTGCTTGCACTCACAGGCTGGAACTTTATCGTCTCTGCCGCCAACGTGGACGAGAGCGTAGTGGAGAACGAATCGCCCGCGAATTACGTCTTAAGGCTTGCAGAAAAAAAAGCGCGCGCCATCCAAGCGAATACAGACCAGATCATTCTCGCATCTGATACCACCGTGGTGGATGGACTCACCATCCTCGGCAAACCCGAGGATAAAGACGAAGCCATAACCATGTTGACTCGCCTGCGCGGACGTACGCATCAAGTCTACACCGGGGTTGCCCTGCTTCGAGTGAGCGACGGCCACATCCTGACCGATCTCTGCGTTACCGACGTGCCCATGCGCAACTACTCCGATGAAGAGATCCGTGCCTATGTTGCCACCGGCGACCCGCTCGA
Proteins encoded in this window:
- a CDS encoding metallophosphoesterase family protein; the encoded protein is MRILVISDIHANYTALEAVLKDAGPVDETWCLGDMVGYGPDPNAVVEEIRDIPNLVCILGNHDMAAIGKIPLDVFNGDARRSLEYHDKVLTASNMDFLKSLPSNLKVRGDVSIVHGSPRDSVWEYILNTLSARLNFDHFTTPWCFVGHSHLQCMFQLDTNTDRVSLAPIRSGEHYMLRPRAILNPGSVGQPRDRDPRAAYAIYDTEGNIWAPRRAAYNIPEVQQRIRDAGLPEKHAIRLAEGW
- a CDS encoding DUF4349 domain-containing protein codes for the protein MKRTLITIALTTVVVLSLVGIASYGVFMPMGGSSFSSVSRSLDGGYGGGSPEIMMAEAPAAAPAMDFYATDSVAYEETTATSNLAEGERLIIQNVDMSIVVIDPKTRMKEISDLALKMGGFVVSSNLYQSSYGPNEIEVPEGSLVIRVPADKLDEALASIKEGAIDVKYENRSGQDVTSQYVDLESRLSAKKAAEKKLLEILDQSETTEDTLAVYTQLQQIQTEIEVLVGQMKYYEESAALSAISITLVAEEKVKPIEVGGWKLQGTASDAVQDLISFTQGFARFLIRFVLSYLPAMILIAVPFYGIFIGGRAVYRRVRKSKAFTNDEK
- the rsmG gene encoding 16S rRNA (guanine(527)-N(7))-methyltransferase RsmG, whose product is MEKLIHDALELFNVHVTGRQVMSLITYEKELMEWNQKFNLTAIRDVESIRTKHFLDSFSCVQAWKANPPGRLIDVGTGAGFPGLALKILYPNMKLTLVESVGKKAMFCQHIVSTLKLEDVDIVHKRAEDLGQNSKHREQYDWAVARAVAQLNVLSEYLIPLVKIGGRMLAQKGETGPAEAQSAEKAMKLLGGKLEQLIPVNLPGVADDRYLVIVEKVAATPPNYPRKPGIPTKQPL
- a CDS encoding cupin domain-containing protein, which translates into the protein MPVKHSQDVESKNVAAGKDTTIQVLISSQEGPNFALRKFSMQKGGGMPRHTNTLEHEQYVLRGEATITIGDETHLVRTGDVVFIPEGAIHSYENTGEEPFEFLCIIPNKEDTITIVEENC
- a CDS encoding serine/threonine-protein phosphatase yields the protein MIRTSRAHLNVEAHTHPGMTGKNNEDRYAVASFHVSEKDRTPVLFAVLSDGIGGHKGGEVAAELAVNHIMQNIAKGDGKFSRNMVEGAVNEASSAIAAQSSTNEDLKGMGATCALAWIIDNKLYTAYVGDSRIYLMRGGRIQQLTTDHSWVQEAIEKGILTPELAREHPNVHVIRRYLGSPVPPEPDFRLNLFDGEGANHSENNQGTLLQPNDVLLLCTDGLTDLVWNDEILEVVRTRATLKEASRALVDLANARGGHDNTTVVLIGAPADFKSKADQQDQKDFDWFPWVIGIVVALFIIIVLGSIMTFGLLRRNGTVTATSAVPAAPLVTETPSPQPLPTITPTETVAPDVVVPTITPWPTNTTAP
- a CDS encoding FHA domain-containing protein, with amino-acid sequence MPKLARLFLTFILLAGTWTFVHAQTAASAEILQINADEFPRISTLVDVYDANGEFISDIQASDITVYEDGQENRVDALTESSVPVQMVVAINPGPPMSVRDSNAVPRFDRVLEALSTWVNAQPAESQDDLSLVSLSGSLINHSSIKDWFVSLNSFKPDFRNSTPNLQTLSIALDTASASTPLPGMKRAVLFITPHMDDPNIDNTIAPLIQRAIDSKVRVFVWFIDAEEFNVTASANAFKTLAQQTDGAFFSFSRNEIFPDLNLYLAPLRHIYELTYSSLLTTPGDHTLGLYVKIQDVTIPALDKPFSVDVQPPNPIFIAPPLQITRQAPADDPYNDEALSPSQQIIDIIIEFPDGHKRDLKRTTLYVDGQVVAENTKAPFDKFLWDLSTYNDSAQHEIVVEAEDVLGLKKSSIGIPVSFMVIHPPSGLRAFLMRYSTQLILGAIVFAGLALLIILLRSRVRNVPESKRKKARKAKEDPLTQPVVALTEPSAAATKRVKSQPRFTWMSAPKQSRVPLAPAYLIRLTNGGEPASVAPISIVEKDMTFGTDPVQSMYVLDDPSISPLHARIKQTGDGNFVIIDQNSIAGTWVNYEPVTREGVRLKHGDRIHFGRLTYRFDLNQPPVESEPKVIPQK
- the guaA gene encoding glutamine-hydrolyzing GMP synthase, with the translated sequence MDSIAILDFGSQYAQIIARRVREAQVYCELFPWDAPMEKILAIQPKGFILSGGPRSAYEDGAPYIQKFIFNTGLPILGICYGMQALTYALGGQVDPSAKREYGPAVIEPTIDGTMLDSISRVWMSHGDRITKLPEGFITLARSGNSPLAAMGDMKRKYFGVQFHPEVHHTPNGQKLLKHFVTDICGAKPTWTPGSIIQDAVERIRKQVGKERVLAAVSGGVDSSVAAALVHKAIGDQLVAVFVDNGLLRKDESGQVASAFRDNLHAELITVDAADEFFAALSGVTEPEQKRKAVGEKFIRIFEGQAKQLGLPKFLVQGTIYPDVVESSAADRNKAQKIKSHHNVGGLPEDMQFELVEPLRYLFKDEVRAVGEALGLPEKLVWRQPFPGPGLTVRCLGEVTPERVSRLRAADAILVEELTKAGLLNRKFSGGTPVTGKLRIEPPAIAQAFVVLLPVRSVGVMGDQRTYQEAVAIRAVTTEDFMTADWARLPDDLLARVANRIVNEVDGINRVVYDITSKPPGTIEWE
- a CDS encoding HIT domain-containing protein, with the protein product MLRKILWFLAPLIGWIFEHMSFAIPVQRLRETDTLMAFYHPKPSYTFHVLLVPKKAVASLQEFDPKDSAFLTELYTTVQSLVNEFQLSAWRLIVNGGEYQDFPQLHFHLISDVGAGFPRPVVKS
- the xpt gene encoding xanthine phosphoribosyltransferase; the protein is MKLLEDRILKDGHVLSGGILKVDSFVNHQVDPLLMDACGREFARLFASVGATKILTAEISGIAPAVTTAVHLGLPVVYARKHKPVTMPDQVYLTLAPSHTKGRMVELIVSPEYLAGGEKVLIIDDFLASGQTILGLVRLAEASGSKVVGIGALIEKLFEGGRDSLKPLGVPIHSLACITSMVDDKVVFGEPA
- the maf gene encoding septum formation protein Maf yields the protein MILASNSPRRKQLLALTGWNFIVSAANVDESVVENESPANYVLRLAEKKARAIQANTDQIILASDTTVVDGLTILGKPEDKDEAITMLTRLRGRTHQVYTGVALLRVSDGHILTDLCVTDVPMRNYSDEEIRAYVATGDPLDKAGAYAIQHPDFRPVASMAGCYAGVMGLPLCHVVKMMRQLDIQPNADVPLNCQKLLEYDCPVFNTILESGSSLL